From a region of the Neobacillus niacini genome:
- a CDS encoding alpha/beta fold hydrolase, translating into MTIFEGFHNSYVLANGVRTHYSWAGTEGPAVILLHGAGPGACGAAGWRFMLPALAKAGFRAYAVDQLSMGFTDARPHAWPVNGHQSLVDHVHDFIEALCLDEVSLVGNSQGAYIAAKYAIDHPEKVNRVVYIGSNTMYQAMQEVPERKLRSFLEVIGYDYTEESLRKFMYRNSSEDTVIPEELIQLRHQAATRPGVRESNQAFDAYLAKMNEDPKLWDRYCIKDALPKLKIPSIFIWGNQDSVAPVETGYKLEKLLPNIKFEYIENCGHQAQTDQPEIVNKLVTDFLAVGKDHTVIAQ; encoded by the coding sequence ATGACAATTTTTGAAGGATTCCATAATAGTTACGTATTAGCAAATGGCGTACGTACACATTATTCTTGGGCCGGAACAGAAGGACCAGCTGTAATTTTACTACATGGTGCAGGACCAGGAGCTTGCGGCGCAGCGGGCTGGCGTTTTATGTTACCTGCATTAGCAAAAGCTGGGTTCCGCGCATACGCAGTAGACCAACTATCAATGGGGTTCACAGATGCACGTCCTCACGCATGGCCAGTAAATGGGCATCAAAGCTTAGTGGACCATGTACATGATTTTATTGAAGCATTATGCCTAGATGAGGTATCCCTTGTAGGCAATTCTCAAGGTGCTTACATTGCGGCTAAATATGCAATTGACCACCCGGAAAAAGTAAATAGGGTTGTTTACATCGGCAGTAATACAATGTATCAAGCAATGCAGGAAGTACCCGAAAGAAAGCTGCGTTCATTCTTAGAAGTGATTGGTTACGACTATACAGAAGAATCATTACGAAAATTTATGTACCGCAATTCAAGTGAAGACACAGTCATACCGGAAGAACTAATTCAACTGCGTCATCAAGCAGCAACCCGCCCAGGTGTAAGAGAATCAAATCAAGCGTTCGATGCTTACTTAGCAAAAATGAACGAAGATCCAAAGCTATGGGATCGTTACTGCATCAAAGATGCATTACCAAAATTAAAAATCCCTAGCATTTTCATTTGGGGTAACCAAGATTCTGTTGCACCAGTGGAGACAGGTTATAAGCTTGAGAAATTATTACCGAACATTAAATTCGAATATATCGAAAACTGCGGTCACCAAGCACAAACCGACCAGCCTGAAATTGTGAATAAACTTGTCACCGATTTTTTAGCAGTGGGAAAAGATCATACAGTAATAGCACAATAA
- a CDS encoding AbrB family transcriptional regulator → MLKVLILSLIGGYIFSLLHIPIPWMLGPIVIVMLAQFVYKGPLKWSGQMRDLGVVMVGTVIGVQFNTDLFGMMGSILFYMITLNVILIGGSIGIAYLTSKWAKIPMKAAVLGAIPGGLGQIVVFAEEEKVKEIGVISYFQVIRLLLVVVFVPFIVAGQVISKHPTDVKLTISLVLLIALAWVCSHLTKRIHLPVAFFITPIILLITLQLTTPIAMPQVPGILMDVAQLLIGAHIGLMLKPHMIKLPVRVLAGGIFSAFALIALTFGSSFLMSFAIDTTFATSFLSTAPGGLDQMVLLADEVKAEVSLVSMFQTFRLLFIFILIMPSMKMFYRWRERKKFSAIKQAV, encoded by the coding sequence ATGTTAAAGGTGTTAATTTTATCTTTAATTGGCGGTTATATTTTTAGCCTGCTGCACATCCCTATTCCTTGGATGCTCGGCCCCATTGTTATCGTCATGTTAGCCCAATTTGTTTATAAAGGGCCGCTCAAATGGTCCGGCCAAATGCGTGATTTAGGTGTGGTCATGGTAGGTACCGTCATTGGTGTACAATTTAACACCGATTTATTCGGTATGATGGGCTCCATTTTATTTTACATGATCACGCTAAACGTTATTTTAATCGGGGGCTCAATCGGCATCGCCTACTTAACGAGTAAATGGGCAAAAATCCCAATGAAAGCTGCAGTATTAGGCGCTATCCCTGGTGGTTTAGGTCAAATCGTCGTTTTTGCCGAGGAAGAAAAGGTTAAAGAAATTGGCGTTATTTCTTATTTTCAAGTAATTCGGTTATTACTAGTCGTTGTATTCGTACCGTTTATCGTCGCTGGCCAAGTAATTAGTAAGCATCCAACAGACGTGAAGCTAACGATTAGTTTAGTATTATTAATTGCTCTTGCATGGGTATGCTCACATTTAACGAAACGCATCCATTTACCAGTCGCATTTTTCATCACACCGATTATTTTGTTAATTACGCTGCAACTCACAACACCAATCGCCATGCCACAAGTACCTGGCATATTAATGGACGTCGCACAGCTATTAATCGGCGCCCATATTGGCTTAATGCTCAAGCCACATATGATTAAGCTTCCGGTCCGTGTACTTGCAGGCGGCATTTTTAGCGCATTCGCACTGATTGCCCTAACCTTCGGCTCAAGCTTCCTAATGTCATTTGCAATAGACACAACATTCGCAACAAGTTTTCTGAGCACAGCCCCAGGCGGCTTAGATCAAATGGTATTATTAGCTGATGAAGTTAAAGCAGAAGTCTCGCTAGTTTCGATGTTCCAAACGTTCAGGCTTCTGTTCATCTTTATTTTAATTATGCCTTCAATGAAAATGTTTTACCGTTGGAGAGAAAGAAAGAAATTTTCTGCAATTAAGCAAGCAGTGTAG
- a CDS encoding VOC family protein, whose product MEKFHYAPEIAKLGHVALVSADLEKSLWFFRDTIGLEETEVVDGVHYLRAWGDFEHHTLSITAGETSYIDHIGWRTKRREDVATFAKLLEDAGTEVRWIEAGEEVAQGEAIRFKLPSGHRFELYYDMEKTPADESRKSVLKNQTYKSWAKGVSPRRIDHVNLQTSHDNAEIVKYLQEVLGFKLREYFVNADDVQVASWLSVTNLVHDVAIMSTSRSKEPNEMHHIAYWLDNAQDLLRAADILCESEVQFVGPGKHGISQAMYIYVKDPGSGLRLEIFTNGYLIFEPDWEPVKWTYEEYLKNGSAYWGDRRRDDVDREAQVKELAKS is encoded by the coding sequence ATGGAAAAATTTCATTACGCACCGGAAATTGCAAAATTAGGACACGTAGCTTTAGTGTCAGCAGATCTTGAAAAATCTTTATGGTTCTTCCGCGACACAATCGGATTAGAAGAAACAGAAGTGGTAGATGGCGTACACTACTTACGAGCTTGGGGCGACTTCGAACACCATACATTATCAATTACAGCTGGTGAAACTTCTTACATCGATCACATCGGCTGGCGTACAAAACGTCGCGAGGACGTAGCAACTTTCGCAAAATTATTAGAAGATGCTGGTACAGAGGTACGTTGGATAGAGGCAGGCGAAGAAGTGGCGCAAGGTGAAGCTATCCGCTTCAAATTACCAAGTGGTCACCGCTTTGAACTATACTACGATATGGAAAAAACACCTGCTGATGAATCTCGCAAATCAGTACTTAAAAATCAAACATATAAATCTTGGGCAAAAGGTGTATCTCCACGCCGTATCGACCATGTAAACTTACAAACTTCTCACGATAACGCTGAAATCGTAAAATATTTACAAGAAGTATTAGGTTTTAAGTTGCGTGAATATTTCGTAAATGCAGACGACGTACAAGTAGCAAGCTGGTTATCAGTAACAAACTTAGTACATGACGTAGCAATCATGTCTACATCACGATCAAAAGAACCAAACGAAATGCACCATATCGCTTACTGGTTAGACAACGCTCAAGATTTACTGCGTGCTGCTGACATTTTATGCGAATCAGAAGTACAATTCGTTGGTCCTGGTAAACATGGAATTTCTCAAGCCATGTACATTTACGTAAAAGACCCAGGAAGCGGCTTACGTCTTGAAATCTTTACAAACGGGTACTTAATCTTCGAGCCAGACTGGGAGCCAGTGAAATGGACTTATGAAGAATATTTGAAAAATGGTTCCGCATACTGGGGTGATCGTCGCCGCGATGACGTAGATCGTGAAGCACAAGTAAAAGAATTAGCGAAATCATAA
- a CDS encoding V4R domain-containing protein → MSEIAFDSSETKNILMSANAFHTLKNNLFNNIGSHKTKGFLFRFGKEFGMESAKNNFQNKNSVNPVGKRHSRLGHVKDVIFKGEIVRHQDGTVECIDTWGQWVESFEAALHLKNYGLADECVCHMLCGFASGALTYEFGESIIAVEYKCVAKGDPCCEFKVRLERDWLNEKEELIHLYQNDNILSELEMTYDALLHHKQMLEKISIFHGQLTQKVTDKHSMDEIVQAAYELVNIPILIEDIHGTNLSQVGLTEEQQLVIKKDKAKLSHFVDKHNVSNYKGDKYWKLTAPVLINKKSYGTCSFIYFDEKHMDENDHLFLERISTVVALCILYEEAQFEEQQRMRSSLLERLIHNRNIKDIESYYKFLPFKFQPPFSTGIISVKKKKKNHEIIDIHEQLTDLSKLAKEWDLSCIFAVLGEEIALLNSLNSDRQGWQKKITKIFQKMEKQNSNYKYSIGLSGTFSNFKDFERSLQEARVAQRFPNQKLLTEYEDLGMLGDIVKNMSIEQLHEMAKKTLKDLYNFDDPRKKELLHTLYVYLLNSQRLKETMDELTLSIGGIQYRIKQIEEQLQISLKNASTAAYTLLVIQALILSDSLNFEEFAR, encoded by the coding sequence ATGAGTGAAATTGCATTTGATTCTAGCGAAACGAAAAATATTTTAATGTCGGCAAATGCCTTCCACACATTAAAAAACAATTTATTTAACAACATTGGATCTCATAAAACGAAAGGCTTTTTATTCCGATTTGGTAAAGAGTTTGGGATGGAATCAGCCAAAAATAATTTCCAAAATAAAAACTCGGTGAATCCTGTCGGTAAAAGACATTCGCGCTTAGGTCACGTAAAAGATGTTATTTTCAAGGGGGAAATTGTGCGTCATCAGGACGGCACAGTTGAATGTATCGATACGTGGGGGCAATGGGTAGAATCATTCGAAGCAGCATTACACCTTAAAAATTACGGTTTAGCAGATGAATGTGTTTGTCATATGTTATGCGGCTTTGCAAGTGGTGCATTGACATATGAGTTTGGCGAGTCAATTATTGCAGTTGAGTATAAATGCGTCGCAAAAGGTGATCCATGCTGCGAGTTTAAAGTTCGATTGGAGCGCGATTGGCTAAATGAGAAGGAAGAACTTATTCACCTATATCAAAACGACAACATATTATCCGAGCTTGAAATGACATATGATGCACTTTTGCATCATAAGCAGATGCTTGAAAAGATTTCAATATTTCATGGCCAACTCACGCAAAAAGTTACAGATAAGCATTCGATGGATGAAATTGTACAGGCTGCATACGAGCTGGTGAACATCCCGATTTTGATTGAGGATATTCACGGCACTAATTTAAGTCAAGTTGGTTTAACGGAGGAACAACAGCTAGTAATAAAAAAAGATAAGGCGAAATTATCGCATTTTGTCGATAAGCACAACGTTTCGAATTACAAGGGAGATAAATACTGGAAGTTGACAGCACCAGTTCTTATTAATAAAAAAAGTTATGGCACTTGTTCGTTTATTTACTTTGATGAAAAGCATATGGATGAAAACGACCACCTATTTTTAGAACGTATTTCAACGGTCGTGGCGTTATGTATTTTATACGAAGAGGCGCAGTTTGAAGAGCAGCAACGTATGCGCAGCTCACTATTAGAGCGCTTAATTCATAATCGAAATATTAAAGATATCGAATCTTACTATAAATTTTTGCCGTTTAAGTTTCAGCCTCCATTTTCTACAGGTATTATTAGTGTAAAAAAGAAAAAGAAAAATCATGAAATTATTGACATTCATGAACAGCTGACAGATTTATCTAAGCTGGCAAAAGAGTGGGATTTATCATGTATTTTTGCAGTTCTCGGGGAGGAAATTGCTCTCCTAAACTCGCTAAATAGCGATAGGCAGGGTTGGCAAAAGAAAATCACGAAAATTTTTCAAAAGATGGAAAAGCAAAATAGCAATTATAAATATTCAATCGGGCTTAGCGGAACGTTTAGCAACTTTAAAGATTTCGAACGTTCTTTACAAGAGGCACGTGTCGCACAGCGCTTTCCAAACCAGAAGCTGCTAACGGAATACGAAGATTTAGGTATGCTTGGGGATATCGTTAAGAACATGAGCATTGAGCAGCTGCATGAAATGGCGAAAAAGACGTTAAAAGATTTATACAATTTCGATGATCCACGTAAAAAGGAATTGTTGCACACGCTTTACGTCTATTTATTAAATAGCCAACGCTTAAAAGAAACGATGGATGAGTTGACGTTATCAATCGGCGGTATCCAATATCGTATAAAGCAAATTGAGGAACAGCTGCAAATTTCACTGAAAAACGCGTCAACAGCAGCGTATACTTTATTAGTTATTCAGGCGCTAATATTGTCGGATAGCTTAAACTTTGAGGAATTTGCAAGATAA
- a CDS encoding glycoside hydrolase family 1 protein: MDFDIMKIPRNFILGAAASAWQTEGWAGKKTKQDSYLDLWYKNNKHVWHNGYGPAIATDFYHRFKEDIVLMKEIGLTHYRTSINWSRFLLDYESVIVDEEYADYTDQVINELLKNGIEPMICLEHYELPGELFETYGGWGSKHVVDLFVKYSEKVFERYGDRVKNWFTFNEPIVVQTRVYLDAIRYPFEQNTKKWMQWNFNKALATAKVVQLFNQKGYKERYGSKIGVILNPEVTYARSSAKHDIEAARIYDLFFNRIFLDPSIKGEYPPELFELMEKHDISFDSTENELQIIKENTVDYVGLNLYFPYRVKARTTAWNDSTPFHPAYYYEMFDLPGRKMNPYRGWEIYPRIMFDMAMRMKEDYGNIEWFIAENGMGVENEFRFKNDEGIIQDDYRIEFISDHLKWLLKAVERGSNCTGFMLWAFTDNVSPMNAYKNRYGLVEINLEENRNRKMKKSAYWYMNIIENRELQIHKDVFR; this comes from the coding sequence ATGGATTTCGATATAATGAAGATTCCAAGAAATTTTATATTGGGGGCCGCAGCCTCCGCCTGGCAAACAGAAGGATGGGCAGGGAAAAAGACAAAACAGGATTCGTATCTTGATCTCTGGTATAAAAATAACAAGCATGTTTGGCATAATGGTTATGGTCCAGCGATTGCAACTGATTTTTACCATCGTTTTAAAGAAGATATTGTATTAATGAAAGAAATAGGACTGACCCATTATCGAACCTCCATCAATTGGTCTCGTTTTTTGTTAGACTATGAAAGTGTTATTGTCGATGAAGAATATGCGGATTATACAGATCAGGTTATCAATGAATTACTAAAAAACGGGATTGAACCAATGATTTGTTTGGAACATTATGAGCTTCCTGGTGAATTATTTGAAACCTATGGCGGTTGGGGTTCAAAGCATGTCGTGGACTTATTCGTAAAATATTCGGAAAAGGTATTTGAGCGGTATGGGGATCGAGTAAAAAACTGGTTTACATTCAATGAGCCGATCGTCGTCCAAACGCGTGTATATCTTGATGCAATTCGCTATCCATTCGAACAAAATACAAAAAAATGGATGCAGTGGAATTTTAACAAAGCCCTTGCAACAGCAAAAGTGGTTCAGCTGTTTAATCAAAAAGGGTATAAGGAAAGATATGGTTCTAAAATCGGAGTGATATTAAATCCAGAGGTCACTTACGCTCGTTCTTCGGCTAAACATGATATAGAAGCAGCTAGGATTTATGATCTCTTTTTTAATCGCATCTTTTTGGATCCTTCCATTAAAGGGGAATATCCGCCGGAGCTTTTTGAGTTAATGGAAAAGCATGATATTTCATTTGATTCAACGGAGAATGAGTTACAAATAATAAAAGAAAATACTGTGGATTATGTCGGCTTGAATCTGTACTTCCCGTATCGTGTTAAAGCTAGAACGACTGCCTGGAATGATAGCACCCCATTCCATCCTGCCTATTATTATGAAATGTTTGATCTTCCTGGCAGGAAAATGAATCCATATCGTGGATGGGAAATCTACCCGCGAATTATGTTTGATATGGCAATGAGAATGAAGGAAGACTATGGAAATATCGAATGGTTTATTGCGGAAAATGGTATGGGGGTTGAAAATGAGTTCAGGTTCAAGAATGATGAAGGGATTATTCAAGATGATTACCGGATTGAATTCATTAGTGATCACTTAAAATGGTTGTTAAAAGCTGTGGAAAGAGGCTCTAATTGTACAGGCTTTATGCTATGGGCGTTCACAGATAATGTTTCACCAATGAATGCTTACAAAAACAGGTATGGACTTGTAGAAATCAATTTAGAAGAGAATCGTAATCGTAAAATGAAGAAGTCTGCCTATTGGTATATGAACATCATAGAGAATAGAGAATTACAAATTCATAAGGATGTATTTAGATAA
- a CDS encoding MFS transporter, with translation MRWVVLGFLFLLSVLNYTDKSVLGLAAEPIMSELNLSYDQFGLVGSSFFAAYAVGSIVLGTLTYRFNSKYLLMMIATGWTISLASAYFVETLPHLILLRVVLGFFEGSTLGFCLVHLARWFTSAQRGVATAIMTSGTTVGTYLAAPILVMGITNIGWQHTFAMLGVASLAWALFFFFMRDEPKQPLAEDVKSLASNKEVPFKYIVKVLINPYVLSILVIGFVSMWITTWVLTWAPTYLTQIVGLKQQSMSLIFAGMGIAGTVFAICAGKFTDVLFKKNKSLIKSYDRVLVTVLLVGAASYAMTTIVSSPVLACIFLGVGLIMNTSLLPLNAAIKTLIIPKNLVGSVTGISLAIASMAGIIGPWITGYLITLAGDDVRSGFNAGVLVIVSLYIVSAIVLLATRKLKITATEKEDASRAAEEDQMNLDIVVEQ, from the coding sequence ATGCGTTGGGTTGTATTAGGATTTCTATTCTTGCTATCTGTTTTAAACTATACGGATAAATCAGTTTTAGGATTAGCCGCAGAACCAATCATGTCTGAACTAAATTTATCTTACGATCAGTTTGGTTTAGTGGGAAGTAGCTTCTTCGCTGCATACGCTGTCGGAAGTATTGTTTTAGGTACATTAACGTATCGCTTCAACTCAAAATATTTATTAATGATGATTGCAACTGGTTGGACAATTTCATTAGCAAGTGCTTATTTTGTCGAAACGTTACCACACTTAATTTTACTCCGAGTTGTCTTAGGTTTCTTCGAGGGTTCTACGCTTGGTTTTTGCCTAGTACACCTTGCACGTTGGTTCACTAGTGCACAACGTGGTGTCGCCACAGCTATTATGACTTCTGGTACAACAGTTGGTACGTATTTAGCAGCACCAATTTTAGTTATGGGGATTACAAACATAGGTTGGCAGCATACTTTCGCAATGTTAGGAGTAGCAAGCCTTGCATGGGCACTCTTCTTCTTCTTTATGAGAGACGAACCAAAGCAGCCACTAGCCGAGGACGTAAAATCTTTAGCTTCTAACAAAGAAGTACCTTTCAAGTATATAGTAAAAGTATTAATCAACCCTTATGTATTATCAATTTTAGTTATAGGTTTTGTATCAATGTGGATTACAACTTGGGTTCTTACATGGGCACCAACTTACTTAACACAAATCGTTGGTCTTAAGCAGCAAAGTATGAGCTTAATATTCGCTGGAATGGGCATTGCTGGTACAGTATTCGCAATTTGTGCAGGAAAATTTACAGACGTCTTATTCAAGAAAAATAAAAGCCTTATCAAATCTTATGACCGTGTATTAGTTACGGTATTACTTGTTGGTGCTGCCTCTTACGCAATGACAACCATTGTATCTTCACCAGTTTTAGCATGTATTTTCTTAGGGGTAGGCTTAATAATGAACACAAGCTTATTACCGTTAAATGCTGCGATTAAAACGTTGATCATCCCGAAAAACTTAGTAGGTAGTGTAACAGGTATTTCATTAGCGATTGCAAGTATGGCTGGTATAATTGGTCCATGGATTACTGGTTACTTGATCACACTTGCAGGTGATGACGTTCGCTCTGGCTTCAACGCAGGTGTGTTAGTTATAGTTAGTTTATATATTGTGTCTGCAATCGTGTTATTAGCTACACGTAAATTAAAAATTACAGCAACTGAAAAAGAAGACGCAAGTCGTGCTGCTGAAGAAGATCAAATGAACTTAGACATTGTTGTAGAGCAATAA
- a CDS encoding glycoside hydrolase family 1 protein yields MKYANIIPQGFMWGGAVTSFQTEGAWNEDGKGPSIVDARPIKEGQSDWKTAVDFYHRYKEDIALFKEMGFNAYRTSISWSRIFPDGEGEVNENGLKFYDDLFDEMIANGIQPVITLYHFDLPLALAEKYNGFASRKVVDLFERYARTVFKRFGHKIKYWLTFNEQNLVLTNPELWGVKLDGAEYEEALRYQVTHNAFVAHAKAVKALHELVPGGQMAGMVTYQVTYPHTCKPEDAIANMKAKELLVDFYFDVFAHGEYPTYITKDLERKGIMPVFEYGDAELLKENTVDYLSISYYQSQTVSAEKVDGKWLISGMTPNPNLKTNEWGWAIDPIGFRVCLKDMYARYRLPIFITENGIGVREELNEHNTVEDDYRIEYLSEHIKQMKFAMEEGVDVIGYLTWGSTDLISSGGQFEKRYGFVFVNRGETDMRDLKRYKKKSFDWYKRVIASNGEKLEFPESASVK; encoded by the coding sequence ATGAAATATGCGAATATTATTCCACAAGGTTTTATGTGGGGAGGAGCTGTTACATCTTTCCAAACAGAAGGAGCATGGAATGAAGACGGAAAGGGACCTTCTATAGTTGATGCAAGACCTATAAAGGAAGGACAATCAGACTGGAAAACAGCTGTCGATTTTTATCACCGGTATAAGGAAGATATTGCACTATTTAAAGAAATGGGCTTTAATGCCTATCGTACAAGCATTTCGTGGTCAAGAATTTTTCCAGATGGTGAAGGGGAAGTAAATGAAAATGGTCTTAAGTTTTATGATGACTTATTTGATGAAATGATTGCGAATGGCATCCAGCCAGTTATCACCCTTTATCACTTTGATTTACCGCTTGCTCTTGCAGAAAAATATAATGGCTTCGCTTCAAGAAAAGTAGTTGACTTATTTGAGCGTTATGCAAGAACCGTGTTCAAGCGTTTTGGTCATAAAATAAAATACTGGCTTACATTTAATGAACAGAATTTAGTTTTAACAAATCCGGAGTTGTGGGGTGTCAAATTAGATGGTGCCGAATATGAAGAAGCATTAAGATACCAAGTAACCCATAATGCGTTTGTTGCTCATGCAAAAGCAGTTAAAGCTCTTCATGAACTTGTACCTGGCGGACAAATGGCTGGTATGGTCACCTATCAGGTAACATATCCACATACTTGCAAACCAGAAGATGCAATTGCCAATATGAAAGCAAAAGAACTATTAGTTGATTTCTATTTTGATGTATTTGCACATGGGGAATATCCTACTTATATCACAAAGGATCTTGAAAGAAAGGGCATTATGCCAGTCTTTGAATATGGCGATGCTGAACTTTTAAAGGAAAATACCGTCGATTACTTAAGCATTAGCTATTACCAAAGTCAGACTGTAAGTGCGGAGAAAGTAGATGGAAAGTGGCTTATTTCGGGTATGACTCCAAACCCTAACTTAAAGACAAATGAGTGGGGATGGGCAATCGACCCGATTGGATTCAGAGTTTGCTTGAAGGATATGTATGCCCGTTATCGCTTGCCTATTTTTATAACAGAAAATGGAATTGGTGTCCGAGAAGAATTAAATGAACACAATACTGTCGAAGATGACTACCGTATTGAATATTTAAGTGAGCATATCAAGCAAATGAAATTTGCCATGGAAGAGGGAGTAGATGTCATTGGCTACCTTACATGGGGTTCAACGGATCTTATTAGCTCCGGGGGGCAATTTGAAAAGCGCTATGGATTTGTCTTTGTGAACCGAGGTGAAACAGATATGAGAGATTTAAAGAGATATAAGAAAAAGAGTTTTGATTGGTACAAGAGAGTAATTGCATCGAACGGTGAAAAATTAGAATTTCCCGAAAGTGCTTCTGTAAAATAA
- a CDS encoding acyl-CoA dehydrogenase family protein, with amino-acid sequence MVTVVENKATYKEIIQKAKRIGEAAELEAIEADLNSTISPRIADIIREEGIHRLILPKDFGYPQLDWRTFVDMVSTVGYHNLSASWLTYFFSVHNSWVCYYPKHIRDEVINQGGFVADVFAPIGKVESVENGYIVSGKYSFVSGINYSDWVGVGAIMKFDDSDVPERVGILLKVSDLEVVKTWDSLGLRGSGSNTLIVDRVFVKPDAILRFSKIIEKSQPPYEEFDQDYLYYNTPFYPGFYVGFAAMAVGGAERVLDEFEKHTAGRVRFSGINEKDSPASQRVLSELKLEMLSAKGLLNEYIAMMETDKGGPYEGAKYKAIRAKIIDKCTQIGVKSLLTLGGHALLKGHPVELFTRDLMAIATHITSLYEDGILGYGRHLFGVNTNIQG; translated from the coding sequence ATGGTAACAGTAGTTGAAAATAAGGCAACTTATAAAGAAATCATACAAAAAGCAAAACGTATCGGCGAAGCTGCAGAGTTAGAAGCAATCGAAGCAGACCTAAACTCGACAATTTCTCCTCGTATCGCGGATATTATCCGCGAGGAGGGAATTCATCGTTTGATTTTACCGAAAGACTTTGGCTACCCACAACTGGATTGGCGCACGTTCGTTGATATGGTAAGTACAGTTGGTTACCACAACTTATCTGCTTCGTGGTTAACATACTTCTTCTCCGTGCACAACTCTTGGGTATGCTACTATCCAAAACACATCCGTGATGAAGTTATTAACCAAGGCGGTTTCGTAGCGGATGTATTTGCACCAATCGGCAAAGTAGAATCAGTTGAAAACGGCTATATCGTTTCAGGTAAGTACAGCTTTGTAAGCGGTATCAATTACAGCGATTGGGTCGGCGTTGGCGCAATTATGAAATTCGATGACAGCGACGTACCTGAGCGTGTAGGTATACTATTAAAAGTTTCTGACTTAGAGGTTGTGAAAACTTGGGATTCTCTTGGTCTTCGTGGATCAGGCAGTAATACATTAATCGTCGATAGAGTGTTCGTAAAACCAGATGCCATCCTACGCTTTAGCAAAATTATCGAAAAGAGCCAGCCACCATATGAAGAGTTCGATCAAGACTACTTATACTACAACACACCATTCTACCCTGGCTTCTATGTAGGGTTCGCAGCAATGGCTGTTGGTGGTGCAGAGCGTGTACTTGACGAATTTGAAAAGCATACAGCAGGCCGCGTACGCTTCTCTGGCATAAACGAAAAAGATTCTCCTGCGAGCCAACGCGTGCTTTCAGAGTTAAAACTTGAAATGCTTTCTGCTAAAGGTTTATTAAATGAATACATTGCAATGATGGAAACAGATAAAGGCGGCCCGTACGAAGGGGCAAAATATAAAGCTATCCGTGCAAAGATTATTGATAAGTGCACACAAATCGGTGTTAAATCACTCCTTACTTTAGGTGGACACGCATTATTAAAAGGTCACCCAGTAGAGCTATTCACTCGTGACTTAATGGCAATCGCCACTCACATTACTTCTTTATATGAAGACGGCATTCTAGGTTACGGCAGACACTTATTCGGCGTGAATACAAACATTCAAGGGTAA
- a CDS encoding flavin reductase family protein: MDDRLFRNAMGKFATGVTVLLTENEGETHGMTANGFMSVSLDPKLVLISIGHKAKFLEKVSQSKKYTVNILAEDQEHYSRHFAGRPGEVVEFETLAGLPVLKGAITQIACEVVSEHIEGDHTLFIGKVVDLRLEDKDPLLFFKSKYRQLIEVETVKS; this comes from the coding sequence ATGGATGATCGTTTATTTAGAAATGCAATGGGGAAGTTTGCGACAGGGGTTACAGTTCTTTTAACTGAAAACGAGGGAGAAACACATGGAATGACAGCAAACGGTTTTATGTCAGTATCATTGGATCCGAAGCTTGTCTTAATTTCTATTGGACATAAAGCAAAATTTCTAGAGAAAGTTTCACAATCTAAAAAGTATACAGTAAATATTTTAGCGGAGGATCAAGAGCATTATTCACGTCATTTTGCTGGGAGACCTGGTGAAGTAGTTGAATTTGAAACGTTAGCTGGGCTGCCAGTATTAAAAGGGGCTATCACTCAAATCGCATGTGAAGTCGTATCAGAACATATAGAGGGTGACCATACATTATTCATTGGTAAAGTAGTAGATTTACGGCTTGAGGATAAAGATCCGTTATTGTTCTTCAAGAGTAAATATCGTCAATTGATAGAGGTAGAAACAGTTAAGTCCTAA